The following nucleotide sequence is from Acinonyx jubatus isolate Ajub_Pintada_27869175 chromosome E3, VMU_Ajub_asm_v1.0, whole genome shotgun sequence.
CGGAGTTTTGAATGTTGTGCATCAGGGCGTGcagaagagggggaaggaaaagCCATGGCATGAAAATCAGGAGGGAACGACTCTTCTGCAGAGAAGTTGTGGAAACTGCCTCCTCCTACATTTGGGGGGCGGAGATGGGCTGCCCAGAGAAGACCCTGATGAAAAGGAGCAAGGTCTCCATCGTCCCCTCTGAAACCCAACGCCTTTGGGGTCTGAGTTTTCCAAGACATGCAATAGACAAAGACACACTGCAAACCGATTAACCCTCTGAGCCCTTTCAGTATTTTTACTGAAGTCACTTCCAATAAGTAAATGACCTGAATCCACGGAACACTCGGCCTCCTGTCGGGGCTGATAAAGGAACCGAGATTCCCAGCTGGCCTAGAAGACTGCTTGGGAGAAATGGCACGGGGGAGGCAGAACCTTCTTCCAGCCTGGGGACTCCTGTTCTCTCTCAGCATTCTGGTATCCTAAAccattccctcccacccctcgAGGAAACAGGGAAGAGGGCCTGGGGATGGGGGTCGGGGGGGGATGGTGGAGGCTCAACACCCAGGTGGATTCAGACCCAAAAGACTGTCGCCTGTTGAAGTCAACCCAAGTTGAGTAGGCAGACGGGGGTTGGAGGACAAGCAGGAGACTGTGTGGAAGGAAGCTACAAGGGACCTGAGCCCTACAGAAAccaagtcttctctcttttcccagctTATAGGGGAAAAAGGAATTTCAGCTGAGTTTAGCTTGACACTCATCACCTCAGTATACACTAGAATTTAGCTGCTCTCTGTCCTCTGCGATAAGACCCAGGAAAAGCCGGCGGGGCCTCACTCAGGCCCCTCACTGAAGCAACAAGACACTATAATTCACAGTTTCCTCTCCTCCCTCgacccacaccctcccccaccactggCCTCAACGAACTCCCAAATCTCCAACACGTAGTGATTCTCACCAATGTGGCTCAAAGGGTTAATTAACCAGGACTTCTCAGACAGTTAGGACACAAGCTCAGCCACCAACAGGAACCCAAGAATGGCTACACGGCGACCTAGTGTTTCTTATAGCGATTCTTTGGGGTCTCGCCACACCCTGTTTTGTCACAGTTGAGAGCACTGGGattcttccccagccccaggcttcCCAGGAGGCTGGGGAGCTCCTGTGTGATGGCCCGCTCAATCTTCTCCAGAAAACAGCCCCCCATGTAGGAGCACTGCTGAGACAACAGCTTGAAACTGGAGATGGGGTTGATGCCAAAGAAGTCCTTATAGGCCTCGCGGTTGGGAAGGTCAAACTTGCTGACATTGGTCTTTGCCAGGATGGTCTTGAAGATGTAGAATTTGTCAGGGTCTTCCACAATGTCCTTAAAGACCAGTTCTCCGTCACTGAAGAAGGTCATTTTGTCCTTGTAAGTCTGCAGATAGCGGTCCACCAGGAGGGCATGAATGCGGACCCGGATGGCATGCTGGCGGATGAAGGCGATCTTGTTCTCCAATCTGTTCTCGATCACCTGGTTCAGGTCTTCCAGGAGTGAGATCTCTTCCTTGAGGAACAGGTCCCGGTAGGTGTCGGGCTTGTAGTCTTGTGGCCAGAAGGAGCTGACGTAAACCCGAGGGGGCTCTGTGACGTTGATGAGCGGGGCCAAGCTCCAGAAGAGGGCCCCATAGACCCGCATGAGCATCTGTGTGGCCAGGTTGTCGGCCTTGTTCAGGATGATCCTTATCTGGGATTCGCGCCCCTTCAGCTGGCGGAAGAGCATCTCCAGCTCCAGACCCACATCCAGCTTGGTTGGGTCAAAGACAACAAAGATGAGGTCTGCCCTGTCGATGAACCACTGGCACACGTCGTTGAAGGGGTAACCTTGGGAGGGGGGAGCAAGAAGTCAAGCAGAGCAGGCTCACCCTAACCCCCCCCCCACGCTCCCCCCCCTTCCAGAACCAAAGCATTGCCTGGGTTGAAGGAAGTCACGGCACTAGGGGTATTCTAGGTCTCTGAAGACTGAAAGAATTAATTACGTATCTCCTGGGCCTTGTCAACCCTCAACCAAGGACAGCCTAAGACCAGGACTGGAATTTGAGCTCTGCCACTAGCCAGACCAGGGTAACAAATGCTTCTAGGCTTTAGCATTTTAGCCACAAAATGACAAGAAGAATAAGAATACCTAAGTTGATATAAAGATTATCATGttataaataaagcaaagcacCTAACTAAAACTGCCTATGTCATAGGAGGTGCTCGATATATTTTAATTCCTTCAACTTCTTCTTTCCAAAATGGGAAGACCAGGAATAcctgtcttttaatttttctacaacAATCAGCCAATAATGCATAAAATTATCTGATGCATAATAGAAGAATAAAGGTTAATTTACTATTATAATGATTAGTGATAATATTATTACTAGtaataaaacagcaataaaaccaaaatgagagtTATAAACTGAGATCCACCATCTGGTCATACAGTCCTACAAATGCCCTGCTATGACTCATCTCATATGACTCAGCCCTGTGTCATGGCAATACTCGGTGGCCTGTGTTGTAACCCAGCGCCTGCTGGGCCCCAAGTGGCACTCCCCTCCCAATGGAAGGCAGGTAGAACTTTGGAAGGTCTGACACAGGCTTATGTGAAGCAGGCCTGTAAAGCAACACTGGACCAGGAAGAGTTTAAGGTCAGGTTCAAACCAGACCCAAGTTAGCCAGAGGTCAAGTACACCTTGACTGGGATCCAAGTAATCCAGGCCCTTGATCCCTCGGGAAAGTCTGAGCCTCCCCAAGACAGCTCAGCCCCAGCATGGACCTCAAGGAGCTACTTACAGAGATGACCAGCCCACCCTTTGGGAAAATATGGATTGCCTCCAAACTAATCAGCCCTCGGGGAGGTAAAAGAACATGGTACTCCACACCTAAGTGGGACCATGGTGACAACAGAAGGGACTGGCAGCAACACCCCTTGGTGTTGGACAATGCTGGCCACGCTTCCTCTCCCCCGTCTGCCTACCACCCACTGCCCAACAGCTTTCTAAGACAAAGTTCGCGCTGTTCAAACACAAGTGCCTAATTACCTCTTTCTTGCTGCTTGCGGTTCTCGATGATGCCTGGTGTATCCACAAAAGTGACCCGCTCCAGAAGTTTGTGGGGAACCTCGATGCCAATCAGCTTCTCCAGGAAATTCTGGCCAAATTTCTCAAGGGGGGAGAAGGACCGGGCGCTATCAGCAGCCATGACAATACCCTCGATGGTTTTCAGCTTGGGCCCGTGCATGAGGACCGTGAACTCAGAGGTGGTGGGCTCAGCACCTGCAAGCAAGGGCATGAGGTTAGTAGGAAGGCTGTCCTCTCTGGGAAAGAGATCCTACTACAAAGTAAGCGGGTAAGCAAGGGGTTCCAGGGAGGGTTTGCCATGAGAACTGGATACTACGTTTGCTAAGCAGGATCCTATTTCCTTTTcca
It contains:
- the SRL gene encoding sarcalumenin isoform X4 — its product is MRALVLLCCFVASLLLPGQTEVEDVSEEVPMRDRSHIEKTLMLNEDKPVDDYSVVLQRLRKIYHSSIKPLEQSYKYNELRQHEITDGEITSKPMVLFLGPWSVGKSTMINYLLGLENTRYQLYTGAEPTTSEFTVLMHGPKLKTIEGIVMAADSARSFSPLEKFGQNFLEKLIGIEVPHKLLERVTFVDTPGIIENRKQQERGYPFNDVCQWFIDRADLIFVVFDPTKLDVGLELEMLFRQLKGRESQIRIILNKADNLATQMLMRVYGALFWSLAPLINVTEPPRVYVSSFWPQDYKPDTYRDLFLKEEISLLEDLNQVIENRLENKIAFIRQHAIRVRIHALLVDRYLQTYKDKMTFFSDGELVFKDIVEDPDKFYIFKTILAKTNVSKFDLPNREAYKDFFGINPISSFKLLSQQCSYMGGCFLEKIERAITQELPSLLGSLGLGKNPSALNCDKTGCGETPKNRYKKH
- the SRL gene encoding sarcalumenin isoform X3, whose amino-acid sequence is MRALVLLCCFVASLLLPGQTEEVEDVSEEVPMRDRSHIEKTLMLNEDKPVDDYSVVLQRLRKIYHSSIKPLEQSYKYNELRQHEITDGEITSKPMVLFLGPWSVGKSTMINYLLGLENTRYQLYTGAEPTTSEFTVLMHGPKLKTIEGIVMAADSARSFSPLEKFGQNFLEKLIGIEVPHKLLERVTFVDTPGIIENRKQQERGYPFNDVCQWFIDRADLIFVVFDPTKLDVGLELEMLFRQLKGRESQIRIILNKADNLATQMLMRVYGALFWSLAPLINVTEPPRVYVSSFWPQDYKPDTYRDLFLKEEISLLEDLNQVIENRLENKIAFIRQHAIRVRIHALLVDRYLQTYKDKMTFFSDGELVFKDIVEDPDKFYIFKTILAKTNVSKFDLPNREAYKDFFGINPISSFKLLSQQCSYMGGCFLEKIERAITQELPSLLGSLGLGKNPSALNCDKTGCGETPKNRYKKH
- the SRL gene encoding sarcalumenin isoform X5 is translated as MRDRSHIEKTLMLNEDKPVDDYSVVLQRLRKIYHSSIKPLEQSYKYNELRQHEITDGEITSKPMVLFLGPWSVGKSTMINYLLGLENTRYQLYTGAEPTTSEFTVLMHGPKLKTIEGIVMAADSARSFSPLEKFGQNFLEKLIGIEVPHKLLERVTFVDTPGIIENRKQQERGYPFNDVCQWFIDRADLIFVVFDPTKLDVGLELEMLFRQLKGRESQIRIILNKADNLATQMLMRVYGALFWSLAPLINVTEPPRVYVSSFWPQDYKPDTYRDLFLKEEISLLEDLNQVIENRLENKIAFIRQHAIRVRIHALLVDRYLQTYKDKMTFFSDGELVFKDIVEDPDKFYIFKTILAKTNVSKFDLPNREAYKDFFGINPISSFKLLSQQCSYMGGCFLEKIERAITQELPSLLGSLGLGKNPSALNCDKTGCGETPKNRYKKH